GACGGTGCGCATCGAGGGATTGACGCTTGGCGGACGTTGAGGCGAACGCCCCGGGCGAGACCATTCAGACGCGCGATGCGGCGCTGCTGCAGGACACGGTGCGCGAAGCAGGCGCGCTGGCGCAATCGATGTTCCGCACCGAATTGAAGAAGTGGACCAAGGGCGCGTCCTCGCCGGTGTCGGAAGCCGACATCGCCGTCAACGATTTGCTCGAAGCGCGTCTGCGCGGCGCGACGCCGGATTACGGCTGGCTCTCGGAGGAGAGCGCCGACGATGCCGCGCGGCTGTCGCGGCGGCTGACCTGGATCGTCGATCCCATCGACGGCACGCGCAACTATCTCAATGGCCATGAGGATTGGTGCGTCAGCGTCGCGCTGGTCCAGGATACCGCGCCGGTGCTGGCCGCGGTGTTCGCGCCTGTGAGCGGCGAGTTCTTTTTCGCCGCACGCGGCCGGGGCACCACGCTCAACGGCGCAGCCGTGCAGGCTTCGCCCGGATCCACGCTCGACTTCTCCCGTGTCGCCGGCCCGAAGCCGATGGTCGAGCGGCTCAACAGCTCGGGCGGCGAGATCAAGCTGCATCCGCGAATCGGCTCGCTGGCGCTACGCCTGTGCCGGGTCGCCCATGGCGCGCTGGATGCGGCCTTTGCGGGGGGCAACAGCCATGATTGGGACCTTGCGGCGGCCGATTTGATCGTGCAGGAAGCCGATGGTAGGATGAGCGACCTCTCCGGAGAACCCATCCTCTATAACCGCCGGGAAGTGGCGCACGGGGTGCTGGTGGCAGCGGGACGCGATCGTCATGCGGGCATTGTCGCGCATTTTCGAAACCGTCCCTTGGCCTAAAGCGCTTTTTGTCGTGCTTCTCGAACACTGCTTTGCCGGGCAGCCCGTTAGGAACAGAACTCATGCCAGATAGTGCCCCGCAACAACTGCTTCACCTCGTGATCGGCGGCGAACTCGTCGACCTCACGCAGAACACCTTCAAGAATCTCGACGACGTCGAGATCGTCGGCCTCTATCCGAATTATGCGACCGCCCACGCCGCCTGGCGGGCCAAGGCGCAGAGCACGGTCGACAACGCGCAGATGCGCTATTTCATCGTCCATCTCCACCGGCTGCTCGACCCGAATCAAGAACCGGCGCGTTGAAAAAGCTGCTTCGCAATACGCTGCGAAGCAGCTGGTTTCAGCGTGCCGTCGGGGTTCTGGCGGCCGAATATCTGCGTCTGGTCTGGCGGACCAACACATTCACGCTGGATCCGCCCGACGTCTATGACCAGGTCGAGCCGCAGCTCCCTGCGATCTTCGCGTTCTGGCACGGCCAGCACTTCCTCACGCCCTTCATCAAGAACCAGAACAAGGCCTCCTATCGCGCCAAGGTGCTGATCTCCCGCCACCGCGACGGCGAGTTCAATGCGATCGCCGCGGAGCGGCTCGGCATCGGCACCATCCGCGGCTCCGGCGATCATGGCGGCGCCTTCCACCGCAAGGGCGGGGTCGGCGCCTTCAAGGAAATGGTGCGCACGCTCCAGGCCGGTTGTAATGTCGCGCTGACCGCCGATGTCCCCAAGCGCTCGCGCGTGGCCGGGCTCGGCATTATCATGCTGGCACGGGAATCGGGGCGGCCGATCATGCCTTTCGCAATGGCGACCAGCCGCTTCGTCCGGCTCAAGAACTGGGACCGCACCACCATCAATCTTCCATTCGGGCGAGGCGCATTGGTCGGCATCAAGGAAATCCATGTTCCCGCCGATGCCGACGCCGCCATGATGGAAGCGTTGCGGCTTGAGCTCGAAGAGACGCTGAACGAGGCGACCCGCCGCGCCTATGCGCAACTCGGCCGTCCTGGGCCTCAAGATGGCTAAATTGCTTCCCAAGTCGTTGCCCAAGTCGTTGCCCGGCTCGCTGCCGCTGACGCTGCGGCTGTATCGTCGCCTGGCCTCCGGCCTGGTGCCGCTTGCGCCCGCACTGATCAGGCGGCGGCTGAAGCAGGGCAAGGAGGATCCCGCGCGCGTCGGCGAGCGGCGTGGCCTGTCCCGGGA
The sequence above is drawn from the Bradyrhizobium amphicarpaeae genome and encodes:
- a CDS encoding 3'(2'),5'-bisphosphate nucleotidase CysQ → MREAGALAQSMFRTELKKWTKGASSPVSEADIAVNDLLEARLRGATPDYGWLSEESADDAARLSRRLTWIVDPIDGTRNYLNGHEDWCVSVALVQDTAPVLAAVFAPVSGEFFFAARGRGTTLNGAAVQASPGSTLDFSRVAGPKPMVERLNSSGGEIKLHPRIGSLALRLCRVAHGALDAAFAGGNSHDWDLAAADLIVQEADGRMSDLSGEPILYNRREVAHGVLVAAGRDRHAGIVAHFRNRPLA
- a CDS encoding DUF4170 domain-containing protein — protein: MPDSAPQQLLHLVIGGELVDLTQNTFKNLDDVEIVGLYPNYATAHAAWRAKAQSTVDNAQMRYFIVHLHRLLDPNQEPAR
- a CDS encoding lysophospholipid acyltransferase family protein; amino-acid sequence: MKKLLRNTLRSSWFQRAVGVLAAEYLRLVWRTNTFTLDPPDVYDQVEPQLPAIFAFWHGQHFLTPFIKNQNKASYRAKVLISRHRDGEFNAIAAERLGIGTIRGSGDHGGAFHRKGGVGAFKEMVRTLQAGCNVALTADVPKRSRVAGLGIIMLARESGRPIMPFAMATSRFVRLKNWDRTTINLPFGRGALVGIKEIHVPADADAAMMEALRLELEETLNEATRRAYAQLGRPGPQDG